Sequence from the Mesotoga sp. Brook.08.105.5.1 genome:
TACATCAACATCCCGAACGTTGGTTCTTCAGCTGGATACCCCGACTGGTGGCTTGATGCAGTAGGATACGACGAAGGTCACATTTTCGGCGACGACGCTTACAAACCTAAATGATAGTCCTGGCCTGCCCCTTTCGGGGCAGGCTTTCTTCGATAATTTCGGACTTTGTATACAATATTTGTTTCAAATAAATGAGTCGAATAGAGCAGAAAGAAGGAGGTAGTTTCATGAAGAAAGCAATTCTCGTTATGATTATTGTTTCTGTTGTCGGTGCACTTGCCTTCTCGGCTACAGAAGTCTCACTGGCACTTCCTGTTGTAATCACTTCAGCCGGTCAGAGTACGGAAGTTGAGACGGTGACTTATGTTGCCGACGAAGTAGGTTTGAAGTACGATTATTGCGACATTCTCTCCAAAGATGAGCTAGCTGCCGGAGTAGGCCTTGGTGGAGCTGTGTCGGCTATTGGAAAACACGTGACCACGCTTTCCCCTGATCCCAAAGGGACGAAGTTTCAGTCAATGATCCTGGTTCTTGGTGCGAGTCTCAAAGGTATGGGAGCGTCGGGATTGTCTGTAGAATCGGAAGTTTCAAGGCTCAAGGCACTCATCGATTACGCAAAGGCGAACGAGATCGCAATAATTGCCGTGGCAATCGGCGGTTCAGTTCAGAGGGGTCTTCCTGGTAGTCCGATCGAGGTAATGATTGACACAGTAGCTCCCTTTGCAGACATCTTCATCGTGACAAAGGACTCAAACAAGGACGGCAGATTCACGAATGCCGCTTCAGAAAGAAATGTGCCAATAGTGGAGATTGATTCAGCTTTCGATCTTCTCGACACATTCACAGAAG
This genomic interval carries:
- a CDS encoding DUF6305 family protein, whose product is MKKAILVMIIVSVVGALAFSATEVSLALPVVITSAGQSTEVETVTYVADEVGLKYDYCDILSKDELAAGVGLGGAVSAIGKHVTTLSPDPKGTKFQSMILVLGASLKGMGASGLSVESEVSRLKALIDYAKANEIAIIAVAIGGSVQRGLPGSPIEVMIDTVAPFADIFIVTKDSNKDGRFTNAASERNVPIVEIDSAFDLLDTFTEVFGL